Below is a window of Leisingera sp. S132 DNA.
GCTTGCGCCATCTGTGAAACCGAGCGGGAGGCCAAGCGAAGATCGGCAGCCTGGCCGCGCATATGCAGCGAGTTTTTCGCCACTCCGCGGGAACGGCTGCGCAGCATGGCATTGGTTTTGGGGCTGCGATAGCCGGACAACAGCATATAGGGCTCGTTCACATCCAGCAGATTGTGGGAAGCCGCCATGATGTCAATGGTCCGCAGGTCCATGTTCTTGACTTCATCGGTACGCCAGTCCCGCATGAAGTGATTGATTTCCTTGACGGCGTCTTTGATGTAGTCACCGTCGATCCAATACACCATGTCCAGGCGCTCGCCAGTGCGGCCCGAATACATGCGGATCCGGCGGATATCACCGCCGCCGCGAAGGAAGCCTGCTGCATTGGAGAAAGTCGGGGCTGCTGCCACTGCGGTTGCAGCAAATACACCCAAAAGAGAACGCCGGGAAATCCCCGTGCCCGTGGTTTTTGCCATTGTCACTGCGCCGTCCCGTACGCTTTTAGTCCTGCCTATTGCCCGATGTTACGGGCACGTTAACGATCTCAGTTAACGTGCGGCATGTATGGCACACAGAGAATCCTGATCCAACATTTCTTTGCCGCGCTGTAACGGATAGCCCGTTTTTCGGCGAATTTTTGCGCATAAGGGGAGGGCGAGGGAACTTTTCCCCGCGACTGTTGCAACGGGGTTTCATAGACGCGGCATTGCTGCATCAAAGCTGACTTTTCGCAATTGTGAATGGACAACAGCGGCTGGCATTTACCAGAATTTCAGTTAGGCACTGCCAGAATTGACAAAAATCGGCGCAAGGACCGGAAATTATGACTCGTGCGATTGCAGGAAGCGTCTTGCCAGGGATCAAAGCAGGGCTGTTTGCCCTGGCACTGGGCGGTTTGGCCGCCGGGTCTGTTTCCGGGTCAGCACAGGCTGAAGTTTCGGCAGCTTTCCGCCAAGCGGTCGCCGAGGCGGCTTACGGCAGCGACGCCGTCGCGGAATTCTACCGGAAAAACGGGTACCAGGCGATCTGGACCGGCCAGGATGACGCCTCTCTTCAGCGCCGCAATGCCCTTTTGGCAGCCTTGGGCGACACCCAGGCCCATGGCTTGCCGGACCGCTCTGCCGAGGTCAGCGCGCTGATCGAGCAGATGCGCAATGTGCGCACGACGCGTGACATCGGCAACGTTGAGGCCGCGCTGAGCCGGGCACTGGTCCAATATGCCACAGATTTGCAGACCGGACTGCTGGTTCCTTCGCAGATCGACGACGGCATGGTGCGCAAGAAACATTCCGTTGACGGGGCAACATTCCTGGCGGGGATCCGCGACGCCCAGCCATATTCTTATTTGCGCAGCCTGGTTCCGGCATCGCCGCAATACCGCGGGCTTATGCGGGAAAAACTGCGTTTGGAGCAGGTCATGGCTGCTGGCGGCTGGGGTCCGGCTGTGAACGCCAAGAAATTGGAGCGCGGCGATCAGGGGCCGGCAGTGGTTGCATTGCGCAACCGCCTGATGCTGATGGGCTATCTGCCGCGCAGCGCTGCGCGGACCTATGACGGGGCAATGGAGAAGGCCGTGCAAAGCTTCCAGTCCGATCATGGTCTGGAAACAGATGGTGTGGCAGGAGCTGGCACCATTGATGAGATCAACAAACCGGTCAGTGCCCGGCTGAAGTCCATCATCATCGCGATGGAGCGGGAGCGCTGGCTGACGCCGGAGCGCGGCGAACGCCATATTTTGGTCAATCAGACCGATTTCACCGCCAAGATCGTCGACAATGGTGACGTGACTTTTGAAACCCGCTCGGTGATCGGCAAGAACACCCACGACCGCCGCAGCCCGGAGTTCTCAGACGAGATGGAGCATATGGTGATCAATCCGAGCTGGTATGTGCCGCGCTCGATCATCACCAAGGAATACCTGCCGAAGCTGCAGAACAACCCGAATGCCGTTGGCCACATCCAGATCACCGACAGCCGCGGCCGGGTGGTGAACCGCGGTTCTGCAGACTTCTCGCAATATACGGCGCGGAATTTTCCGTTCTCCATGCGTCAG
It encodes the following:
- a CDS encoding DUF882 domain-containing protein: MAKTTGTGISRRSLLGVFAATAVAAAPTFSNAAGFLRGGGDIRRIRMYSGRTGERLDMVYWIDGDYIKDAVKEINHFMRDWRTDEVKNMDLRTIDIMAASHNLLDVNEPYMLLSGYRSPKTNAMLRSRSRGVAKNSLHMRGQAADLRLASRSVSQMAQAAEACHAGGVGKYQRSNFVHMDCGVVRSWRG
- a CDS encoding murein L,D-transpeptidase; this translates as MTRAIAGSVLPGIKAGLFALALGGLAAGSVSGSAQAEVSAAFRQAVAEAAYGSDAVAEFYRKNGYQAIWTGQDDASLQRRNALLAALGDTQAHGLPDRSAEVSALIEQMRNVRTTRDIGNVEAALSRALVQYATDLQTGLLVPSQIDDGMVRKKHSVDGATFLAGIRDAQPYSYLRSLVPASPQYRGLMREKLRLEQVMAAGGWGPAVNAKKLERGDQGPAVVALRNRLMLMGYLPRSAARTYDGAMEKAVQSFQSDHGLETDGVAGAGTIDEINKPVSARLKSIIIAMERERWLTPERGERHILVNQTDFTAKIVDNGDVTFETRSVIGKNTHDRRSPEFSDEMEHMVINPSWYVPRSIITKEYLPKLQNNPNAVGHIQITDSRGRVVNRGSADFSQYTARNFPFSMRQPPSRSNALGLVKFMFPNKYNIYLHDTPQKSLFAREVRAFSHGCIRLAQPFEFAYALLAKQTENPKDFFHRILNSGKETKVELETKVPVHIIYRTAVVSGKGRAEFRRDVYGRDAKVWAALERAGVVLPSVQG